Proteins encoded together in one Labeo rohita strain BAU-BD-2019 chromosome 21, IGBB_LRoh.1.0, whole genome shotgun sequence window:
- the nhp2 gene encoding H/ACA ribonucleoprotein complex subunit 2-like protein, with the protein MTKVKKEKNVEEETGGTEKSYQELIASVNPIANPLASRKLSKKLYKCVKKAAKIKQIRLGIKQVQKFINKGERGIVVLAGDTLPIDVYSHLPIVCEERNLPYAYVPSKVDLGLSAGSKRPSCVVMIKPNDEYKESYDECLEEVTALPKPI; encoded by the exons atgaCAAAGGTAAAGAAGGAGAAAAATGTCGAAGAGGAGACCGGAGGAACGGAGAAATCATATCAAGAATTAATAGCTAGTGTAAACCCAATCGCAAACCCGCTTGCATCGCGTAAACTAAGCAAAAAACTCTACAAATGCGTCAAAAAag CGGCTAAAATCAAACAAATCCGGCTAGGAATAAAACAAGTACAGAAGTTTATCAACAAAGGAGAGAGGGG TATTGTGGTGCTTGCTGGAGACACTCTTCCCATCGACGTCTATTCCCACTTACCAATCGTGTGTGAAGAAAGAAACCTGCCCTATGCTTATGTGCCATCTAAAGTT GATTTGGGCTTATCAGCTGGATCGAAGCGTCCCAGCTGTGTTGTTATGATCAAACCAAATGATGAATATAAAGAATCCTATGACGAGTGTCTGGAGGAAGTCACAGCTCTGCCCAAACCAATCTGA